One Salmo salar chromosome ssa01, Ssal_v3.1, whole genome shotgun sequence DNA window includes the following coding sequences:
- the smek2 gene encoding serine/threonine-protein phosphatase 4 regulatory subunit 3B isoform X3 — protein sequence MSDTRRRVKVYTLNEDRQWDDRGTGHVSSTFVERLKGISLLVRAESDGSLLLESKISPNTAYQKQQDTLIVWSEAENYDLALSFQEKAGCDEIWEKICQVQGKDPALEITQDPIDESEEERFEEMPETSHLVELPPCELARLEEIADLVTSVLSSPIRREKLALALMSEGYMKKLLQLFQVCEDLDNREGLHHLYEIVRGVLFLNKAALFEVMFSDDCIMDVVGCLEFDPSLVQPKKHREFLTKTAKFKEVIPITDSELRQKIHQTYRVQYIQDIILPTPSVFEENFLSTLTSFIFFNKVEIVSMLQEDEKFLTEVFAQLTDEATEDGKRRELVNFFKEFCAFSQTLQPQNRDAFFKTLANLGILPALEIVMGMDDLQVRAAATDIFSYLVEFSPSMVREFVMQEPQQTDDDVLLINVVIKQMICDSDPELGGAVQLMGLLRTLIDPENMLAPTNKTEKTEFLSFFYKYCMQVLTVPLLASTVDEKNCKDLQEGSTKINPVCPDNFQTAQLLALILELLTFCVEHHTYHIKTYIMNKDLLRRVLVLMNSKHTFLALCALRFMRRIIGQKDEYYNRYIVKGNLFEPVINTLLDNGTRYNLLNSAIIELFEFIKVEDIKSLIAHIIDNYYKALESIEYVQTFKGLKGRYEQEKDRQTLRLNSRYRRDARTLDEDEEMWFNEDEDDDGEAIEKSRPEEEFPESYGKYMEAKKRGCQRNQRCQLQASHLAHLCRQSQRLPSHVGSATRHHGSQGELSLSTAILVAKTAMVGLVDYPDDEDEEDEDEEQSPRKRPRLGS from the exons ATGTCGGATACTCGGCGGCGTGTGAAAGTATATACGCTGAATGAAGACCGACAGTGGGACGATAGGGGCACAGGGCATGTCTCGTCTACCTTTGTCGAACGACTGAAGGGAATATCATTATTAGTTCGGGCCGAATCCGACG GCTCACTTCTTCTGGAGTCTAAAATCAGCCCAAATACTGCATATCAGAAACAACAA GACACCCTGATTGTGTGGTCGGAAGCAGAGAACTATGATCTGGCCCTGAGTTTTCAGGAAAAAGCTGGCTGCGATGAAATCTGGGAAAAGATATGTCAG GTGCAAGGGAAAGACCCTGCGCTGGAGATCACCCAGGACCCCATCGATGAGTCTGAGGAGGAGCGCTTCGAGGAGATGCCAGAGACCAGTCACCTGGTGGAGCTGCCTCCATGCGAGCTGGCCCGGCTGGAGGAGATTGCTGACCTTGTGACCTCTGTCCTGTCCTCGCCCATCCGCCGGGAGAAGCTGGCCCTGGCCCTTATGAGCGAAGGCTACATGAAGAAGCTGCTGCAGCTCTTCCAGGTGTGTGAGGACCTCGACAACCGGGAGGGACTACACCACCTGTATGAGATTGTACGTGGAGTGTTGTTCCTCAACAAGGCGGCTCTATTCGAGGTCATGTTCTCAGACGACTGTATCATGGATGTGGTTGGCTGTCTGGAGTTTGATCCGTCGCTGGTGCAGCCTAAAAAGCACCGGGAGTTCCTCACCAAGACGGCCAAGTTCAAGGAGGTAATCCCCATCACGGACTCAGAGCTGCGGCAGAAGATCCACCAGACGTACCGGGTGCAGTACATCCAGGACATCATCCTGCCCACACCTTCTGTCTTCGAGGAGAACTTCCTTTCCACCCTCACATCCTTTATTTTCTTCAACAAGGTGGAGATAGTCAGCATGCTGCAG GAGGATGAGAAGTTCCTAACTGAAGTCTTTGCACAGCTAACGGATGAAGCAACAGAAGACGGTAAAAGGCGGGAACTA GTGAACTTTTTCAAAGAATTTTGTGCTTTTTCACAAACCTTGCAACCGCAAAATAGAGATGCTTTCTTCAAGACTCTGGCGAATCTAGGCATTCTTCCTGCTCTTGAAATAGTCATG GGTATGGACGACCTGCAGGTGAGGGCTGCAGCCACAGATATCTTCTCCTATCTGGTGGAGTTCAGCCCCTCCATGGTCCGGGAGTTTGTTATGCAGGAGCCACAGCAGACTGATGAT GATGTGCTGCTGATCAACGTGGTGATAAAGCAGATGATCTGTGACTCGGACCCTGAGTTGGGGGGTGCTGTGCAGCTTATGGGGCTTCTACGCACATTGATCGACCCAGAGAACATGCTGGCCCCCACCAAT AAAACAGAGAAGACTGAGTTCCTCAGCTTCTTCTACAAGTACTGCATGCAGGTCCTCACAGTCCCTCTATTGGCCAGCACTGTAGATGAGAAGAACTGTAAAG ATCTGCAAGAGGGGTCCACCAAGATCAACCCAGTGTGTCCTG ATAATTTCCAGACAGCCCAACTCCTGGCTTTGATACTGGAGCTGCTGACATTCTGTGTAGAGCACCACACATATCACATAAAGACCTACATTATGAACAAGGACCTGCTGCGACGAGTTCTGGTGCTAATGAACTCTAAACACACCTTCCTTGCGCTGT GTGCTCTGCGCTTCATGAGGAGGATAATTGGGCAGAAGGATGAGTACTACAACCGCTACATTGTCAAAGGGAACCTGTTTGAGCCAGTCATCAACACTCTGCTGGACAATGGAACTAGATACAACCTCCTAAACTCAGCCATCATTGAACTCTTTGAGTTCATCAAAGTG gaGGATATCAAGTCCCTCATAGCACACATTATAGACAACTACTACAAAGCACTTGAATCCATTGAATACGTCCAGACTTTTAAGGGCTTGAAGGGCAGATATGAGCAGGAGAAGGACCGACAGACTCTGAGACTTAACAG CAGATATCGTAGGGATGCCCGAACGCTGGACGAGGATGAGGAAATGTGGTTCAATgaagatgaagatgatgatggagAGGCTATTGAGAAAAGCAGGCCTGAGGAAGAGTTCCCAGAGAGCTATGGAAAGTATATGGAAGCAAAAAAA AGGGGCTGCCAACGGAACCAACGGTGCCAACTGCAAGCCAGCCACCTCGCCCACCTCTGCCGCCAGTCCCAACGGCTCCCCAGCCATGTCGGCAGCGCCACCCGCCACCACGGTAGTCAAGGTGAGCTTTCCCTGTCAACTGCCATTCTAGTTGCCAAG ACTGCGATGGTCGGCCTTGTAGACTACCCTGACGATGAAGACGAGGAGGACGAAGATGAAGAGCAGTCCCCACGGAAACGGCCCCGTCTGGGCTCATAA
- the smek2 gene encoding serine/threonine-protein phosphatase 4 regulatory subunit 3B isoform X6, translating to MSDTRRRVKVYTLNEDRQWDDRGTGHVSSTFVERLKGISLLVRAESDGSLLLESKISPNTAYQKQQDTLIVWSEAENYDLALSFQEKAGCDEIWEKICQVQGKDPALEITQDPIDESEEERFEEMPETSHLVELPPCELARLEEIADLVTSVLSSPIRREKLALALMSEGYMKKLLQLFQVCEDLDNREGLHHLYEIVRGVLFLNKAALFEVMFSDDCIMDVVGCLEFDPSLVQPKKHREFLTKTAKFKEVIPITDSELRQKIHQTYRVQYIQDIILPTPSVFEENFLSTLTSFIFFNKVEIVSMLQEDEKFLTEVFAQLTDEATEDGKRRELVNFFKEFCAFSQTLQPQNRDAFFKTLANLGILPALEIVMGMDDLQVRAAATDIFSYLVEFSPSMVREFVMQEPQQTDDDVLLINVVIKQMICDSDPELGGAVQLMGLLRTLIDPENMLAPTNKTEKTEFLSFFYKYCMQVLTVPLLASTVDEKNCKDLQEGSTKINPVCPDNFQTAQLLALILELLTFCVEHHTYHIKTYIMNKDLLRRVLVLMNSKHTFLALCALRFMRRIIGQKDEYYNRYIVKGNLFEPVINTLLDNGTRYNLLNSAIIELFEFIKVEDIKSLIAHIIDNYYKALESIEYVQTFKGLKGRYEQEKDRQTLRLNSRYRRDARTLDEDEEMWFNEDEDDDGEAIEKSRPEEEFPESYGKYMEAKKGAANGTNGANCKPATSPTSAASPNGSPAMSAAPPATTVVKTAMVGLVDYPDDEDEEDEDEEQSPRKRPRLGS from the exons ATGTCGGATACTCGGCGGCGTGTGAAAGTATATACGCTGAATGAAGACCGACAGTGGGACGATAGGGGCACAGGGCATGTCTCGTCTACCTTTGTCGAACGACTGAAGGGAATATCATTATTAGTTCGGGCCGAATCCGACG GCTCACTTCTTCTGGAGTCTAAAATCAGCCCAAATACTGCATATCAGAAACAACAA GACACCCTGATTGTGTGGTCGGAAGCAGAGAACTATGATCTGGCCCTGAGTTTTCAGGAAAAAGCTGGCTGCGATGAAATCTGGGAAAAGATATGTCAG GTGCAAGGGAAAGACCCTGCGCTGGAGATCACCCAGGACCCCATCGATGAGTCTGAGGAGGAGCGCTTCGAGGAGATGCCAGAGACCAGTCACCTGGTGGAGCTGCCTCCATGCGAGCTGGCCCGGCTGGAGGAGATTGCTGACCTTGTGACCTCTGTCCTGTCCTCGCCCATCCGCCGGGAGAAGCTGGCCCTGGCCCTTATGAGCGAAGGCTACATGAAGAAGCTGCTGCAGCTCTTCCAGGTGTGTGAGGACCTCGACAACCGGGAGGGACTACACCACCTGTATGAGATTGTACGTGGAGTGTTGTTCCTCAACAAGGCGGCTCTATTCGAGGTCATGTTCTCAGACGACTGTATCATGGATGTGGTTGGCTGTCTGGAGTTTGATCCGTCGCTGGTGCAGCCTAAAAAGCACCGGGAGTTCCTCACCAAGACGGCCAAGTTCAAGGAGGTAATCCCCATCACGGACTCAGAGCTGCGGCAGAAGATCCACCAGACGTACCGGGTGCAGTACATCCAGGACATCATCCTGCCCACACCTTCTGTCTTCGAGGAGAACTTCCTTTCCACCCTCACATCCTTTATTTTCTTCAACAAGGTGGAGATAGTCAGCATGCTGCAG GAGGATGAGAAGTTCCTAACTGAAGTCTTTGCACAGCTAACGGATGAAGCAACAGAAGACGGTAAAAGGCGGGAACTA GTGAACTTTTTCAAAGAATTTTGTGCTTTTTCACAAACCTTGCAACCGCAAAATAGAGATGCTTTCTTCAAGACTCTGGCGAATCTAGGCATTCTTCCTGCTCTTGAAATAGTCATG GGTATGGACGACCTGCAGGTGAGGGCTGCAGCCACAGATATCTTCTCCTATCTGGTGGAGTTCAGCCCCTCCATGGTCCGGGAGTTTGTTATGCAGGAGCCACAGCAGACTGATGAT GATGTGCTGCTGATCAACGTGGTGATAAAGCAGATGATCTGTGACTCGGACCCTGAGTTGGGGGGTGCTGTGCAGCTTATGGGGCTTCTACGCACATTGATCGACCCAGAGAACATGCTGGCCCCCACCAAT AAAACAGAGAAGACTGAGTTCCTCAGCTTCTTCTACAAGTACTGCATGCAGGTCCTCACAGTCCCTCTATTGGCCAGCACTGTAGATGAGAAGAACTGTAAAG ATCTGCAAGAGGGGTCCACCAAGATCAACCCAGTGTGTCCTG ATAATTTCCAGACAGCCCAACTCCTGGCTTTGATACTGGAGCTGCTGACATTCTGTGTAGAGCACCACACATATCACATAAAGACCTACATTATGAACAAGGACCTGCTGCGACGAGTTCTGGTGCTAATGAACTCTAAACACACCTTCCTTGCGCTGT GTGCTCTGCGCTTCATGAGGAGGATAATTGGGCAGAAGGATGAGTACTACAACCGCTACATTGTCAAAGGGAACCTGTTTGAGCCAGTCATCAACACTCTGCTGGACAATGGAACTAGATACAACCTCCTAAACTCAGCCATCATTGAACTCTTTGAGTTCATCAAAGTG gaGGATATCAAGTCCCTCATAGCACACATTATAGACAACTACTACAAAGCACTTGAATCCATTGAATACGTCCAGACTTTTAAGGGCTTGAAGGGCAGATATGAGCAGGAGAAGGACCGACAGACTCTGAGACTTAACAG CAGATATCGTAGGGATGCCCGAACGCTGGACGAGGATGAGGAAATGTGGTTCAATgaagatgaagatgatgatggagAGGCTATTGAGAAAAGCAGGCCTGAGGAAGAGTTCCCAGAGAGCTATGGAAAGTATATGGAAGCAAAAAAAG GGGCTGCCAACGGAACCAACGGTGCCAACTGCAAGCCAGCCACCTCGCCCACCTCTGCCGCCAGTCCCAACGGCTCCCCAGCCATGTCGGCAGCGCCACCCGCCACCACGGTAGTCAAG ACTGCGATGGTCGGCCTTGTAGACTACCCTGACGATGAAGACGAGGAGGACGAAGATGAAGAGCAGTCCCCACGGAAACGGCCCCGTCTGGGCTCATAA
- the smek2 gene encoding serine/threonine-protein phosphatase 4 regulatory subunit 3B gives MSDTRRRVKVYTLNEDRQWDDRGTGHVSSTFVERLKGISLLVRAESDGSLLLESKISPNTAYQKQQDTLIVWSEAENYDLALSFQEKAGCDEIWEKICQVQGKDPALEITQDPIDESEEERFEEMPETSHLVELPPCELARLEEIADLVTSVLSSPIRREKLALALMSEGYMKKLLQLFQVCEDLDNREGLHHLYEIVRGVLFLNKAALFEVMFSDDCIMDVVGCLEFDPSLVQPKKHREFLTKTAKFKEVIPITDSELRQKIHQTYRVQYIQDIILPTPSVFEENFLSTLTSFIFFNKVEIVSMLQEDEKFLTEVFAQLTDEATEDGKRRELVNFFKEFCAFSQTLQPQNRDAFFKTLANLGILPALEIVMGMDDLQVRAAATDIFSYLVEFSPSMVREFVMQEPQQTDDDVLLINVVIKQMICDSDPELGGAVQLMGLLRTLIDPENMLAPTNKTEKTEFLSFFYKYCMQVLTVPLLASTVDEKNCKDLQEGSTKINPVCPDNFQTAQLLALILELLTFCVEHHTYHIKTYIMNKDLLRRVLVLMNSKHTFLALCALRFMRRIIGQKDEYYNRYIVKGNLFEPVINTLLDNGTRYNLLNSAIIELFEFIKVEDIKSLIAHIIDNYYKALESIEYVQTFKGLKGRYEQEKDRQTLRLNRYRRDARTLDEDEEMWFNEDEDDDGEAIEKSRPEEEFPESYGKYMEAKKGAANGTNGANCKPATSPTSAASPNGSPAMSAAPPATTVVKTAMVGLVDYPDDEDEEDEDEEQSPRKRPRLGS, from the exons ATGTCGGATACTCGGCGGCGTGTGAAAGTATATACGCTGAATGAAGACCGACAGTGGGACGATAGGGGCACAGGGCATGTCTCGTCTACCTTTGTCGAACGACTGAAGGGAATATCATTATTAGTTCGGGCCGAATCCGACG GCTCACTTCTTCTGGAGTCTAAAATCAGCCCAAATACTGCATATCAGAAACAACAA GACACCCTGATTGTGTGGTCGGAAGCAGAGAACTATGATCTGGCCCTGAGTTTTCAGGAAAAAGCTGGCTGCGATGAAATCTGGGAAAAGATATGTCAG GTGCAAGGGAAAGACCCTGCGCTGGAGATCACCCAGGACCCCATCGATGAGTCTGAGGAGGAGCGCTTCGAGGAGATGCCAGAGACCAGTCACCTGGTGGAGCTGCCTCCATGCGAGCTGGCCCGGCTGGAGGAGATTGCTGACCTTGTGACCTCTGTCCTGTCCTCGCCCATCCGCCGGGAGAAGCTGGCCCTGGCCCTTATGAGCGAAGGCTACATGAAGAAGCTGCTGCAGCTCTTCCAGGTGTGTGAGGACCTCGACAACCGGGAGGGACTACACCACCTGTATGAGATTGTACGTGGAGTGTTGTTCCTCAACAAGGCGGCTCTATTCGAGGTCATGTTCTCAGACGACTGTATCATGGATGTGGTTGGCTGTCTGGAGTTTGATCCGTCGCTGGTGCAGCCTAAAAAGCACCGGGAGTTCCTCACCAAGACGGCCAAGTTCAAGGAGGTAATCCCCATCACGGACTCAGAGCTGCGGCAGAAGATCCACCAGACGTACCGGGTGCAGTACATCCAGGACATCATCCTGCCCACACCTTCTGTCTTCGAGGAGAACTTCCTTTCCACCCTCACATCCTTTATTTTCTTCAACAAGGTGGAGATAGTCAGCATGCTGCAG GAGGATGAGAAGTTCCTAACTGAAGTCTTTGCACAGCTAACGGATGAAGCAACAGAAGACGGTAAAAGGCGGGAACTA GTGAACTTTTTCAAAGAATTTTGTGCTTTTTCACAAACCTTGCAACCGCAAAATAGAGATGCTTTCTTCAAGACTCTGGCGAATCTAGGCATTCTTCCTGCTCTTGAAATAGTCATG GGTATGGACGACCTGCAGGTGAGGGCTGCAGCCACAGATATCTTCTCCTATCTGGTGGAGTTCAGCCCCTCCATGGTCCGGGAGTTTGTTATGCAGGAGCCACAGCAGACTGATGAT GATGTGCTGCTGATCAACGTGGTGATAAAGCAGATGATCTGTGACTCGGACCCTGAGTTGGGGGGTGCTGTGCAGCTTATGGGGCTTCTACGCACATTGATCGACCCAGAGAACATGCTGGCCCCCACCAAT AAAACAGAGAAGACTGAGTTCCTCAGCTTCTTCTACAAGTACTGCATGCAGGTCCTCACAGTCCCTCTATTGGCCAGCACTGTAGATGAGAAGAACTGTAAAG ATCTGCAAGAGGGGTCCACCAAGATCAACCCAGTGTGTCCTG ATAATTTCCAGACAGCCCAACTCCTGGCTTTGATACTGGAGCTGCTGACATTCTGTGTAGAGCACCACACATATCACATAAAGACCTACATTATGAACAAGGACCTGCTGCGACGAGTTCTGGTGCTAATGAACTCTAAACACACCTTCCTTGCGCTGT GTGCTCTGCGCTTCATGAGGAGGATAATTGGGCAGAAGGATGAGTACTACAACCGCTACATTGTCAAAGGGAACCTGTTTGAGCCAGTCATCAACACTCTGCTGGACAATGGAACTAGATACAACCTCCTAAACTCAGCCATCATTGAACTCTTTGAGTTCATCAAAGTG gaGGATATCAAGTCCCTCATAGCACACATTATAGACAACTACTACAAAGCACTTGAATCCATTGAATACGTCCAGACTTTTAAGGGCTTGAAGGGCAGATATGAGCAGGAGAAGGACCGACAGACTCTGAGACTTAACAG ATATCGTAGGGATGCCCGAACGCTGGACGAGGATGAGGAAATGTGGTTCAATgaagatgaagatgatgatggagAGGCTATTGAGAAAAGCAGGCCTGAGGAAGAGTTCCCAGAGAGCTATGGAAAGTATATGGAAGCAAAAAAAG GGGCTGCCAACGGAACCAACGGTGCCAACTGCAAGCCAGCCACCTCGCCCACCTCTGCCGCCAGTCCCAACGGCTCCCCAGCCATGTCGGCAGCGCCACCCGCCACCACGGTAGTCAAG ACTGCGATGGTCGGCCTTGTAGACTACCCTGACGATGAAGACGAGGAGGACGAAGATGAAGAGCAGTCCCCACGGAAACGGCCCCGTCTGGGCTCATAA
- the smek2 gene encoding serine/threonine-protein phosphatase 4 regulatory subunit 3B isoform X4 translates to MSDTRRRVKVYTLNEDRQWDDRGTGHVSSTFVERLKGISLLVRAESDGSLLLESKISPNTAYQKQQDTLIVWSEAENYDLALSFQEKAGCDEIWEKICQVQGKDPALEITQDPIDESEEERFEEMPETSHLVELPPCELARLEEIADLVTSVLSSPIRREKLALALMSEGYMKKLLQLFQVCEDLDNREGLHHLYEIVRGVLFLNKAALFEVMFSDDCIMDVVGCLEFDPSLVQPKKHREFLTKTAKFKEVIPITDSELRQKIHQTYRVQYIQDIILPTPSVFEENFLSTLTSFIFFNKVEIVSMLQEDEKFLTEVFAQLTDEATEDGKRRELVNFFKEFCAFSQTLQPQNRDAFFKTLANLGILPALEIVMGMDDLQVRAAATDIFSYLVEFSPSMVREFVMQEPQQTDDDVLLINVVIKQMICDSDPELGGAVQLMGLLRTLIDPENMLAPTNKTEKTEFLSFFYKYCMQVLTVPLLASTVDEKNCKDLQEGSTKINPVCPDNFQTAQLLALILELLTFCVEHHTYHIKTYIMNKDLLRRVLVLMNSKHTFLALCALRFMRRIIGQKDEYYNRYIVKGNLFEPVINTLLDNGTRYNLLNSAIIELFEFIKVEDIKSLIAHIIDNYYKALESIEYVQTFKGLKGRYEQEKDRQTLRLNRYRRDARTLDEDEEMWFNEDEDDDGEAIEKSRPEEEFPESYGKYMEAKKRGCQRNQRCQLQASHLAHLCRQSQRLPSHVGSATRHHGSQGELSLSTAILVAKTAMVGLVDYPDDEDEEDEDEEQSPRKRPRLGS, encoded by the exons ATGTCGGATACTCGGCGGCGTGTGAAAGTATATACGCTGAATGAAGACCGACAGTGGGACGATAGGGGCACAGGGCATGTCTCGTCTACCTTTGTCGAACGACTGAAGGGAATATCATTATTAGTTCGGGCCGAATCCGACG GCTCACTTCTTCTGGAGTCTAAAATCAGCCCAAATACTGCATATCAGAAACAACAA GACACCCTGATTGTGTGGTCGGAAGCAGAGAACTATGATCTGGCCCTGAGTTTTCAGGAAAAAGCTGGCTGCGATGAAATCTGGGAAAAGATATGTCAG GTGCAAGGGAAAGACCCTGCGCTGGAGATCACCCAGGACCCCATCGATGAGTCTGAGGAGGAGCGCTTCGAGGAGATGCCAGAGACCAGTCACCTGGTGGAGCTGCCTCCATGCGAGCTGGCCCGGCTGGAGGAGATTGCTGACCTTGTGACCTCTGTCCTGTCCTCGCCCATCCGCCGGGAGAAGCTGGCCCTGGCCCTTATGAGCGAAGGCTACATGAAGAAGCTGCTGCAGCTCTTCCAGGTGTGTGAGGACCTCGACAACCGGGAGGGACTACACCACCTGTATGAGATTGTACGTGGAGTGTTGTTCCTCAACAAGGCGGCTCTATTCGAGGTCATGTTCTCAGACGACTGTATCATGGATGTGGTTGGCTGTCTGGAGTTTGATCCGTCGCTGGTGCAGCCTAAAAAGCACCGGGAGTTCCTCACCAAGACGGCCAAGTTCAAGGAGGTAATCCCCATCACGGACTCAGAGCTGCGGCAGAAGATCCACCAGACGTACCGGGTGCAGTACATCCAGGACATCATCCTGCCCACACCTTCTGTCTTCGAGGAGAACTTCCTTTCCACCCTCACATCCTTTATTTTCTTCAACAAGGTGGAGATAGTCAGCATGCTGCAG GAGGATGAGAAGTTCCTAACTGAAGTCTTTGCACAGCTAACGGATGAAGCAACAGAAGACGGTAAAAGGCGGGAACTA GTGAACTTTTTCAAAGAATTTTGTGCTTTTTCACAAACCTTGCAACCGCAAAATAGAGATGCTTTCTTCAAGACTCTGGCGAATCTAGGCATTCTTCCTGCTCTTGAAATAGTCATG GGTATGGACGACCTGCAGGTGAGGGCTGCAGCCACAGATATCTTCTCCTATCTGGTGGAGTTCAGCCCCTCCATGGTCCGGGAGTTTGTTATGCAGGAGCCACAGCAGACTGATGAT GATGTGCTGCTGATCAACGTGGTGATAAAGCAGATGATCTGTGACTCGGACCCTGAGTTGGGGGGTGCTGTGCAGCTTATGGGGCTTCTACGCACATTGATCGACCCAGAGAACATGCTGGCCCCCACCAAT AAAACAGAGAAGACTGAGTTCCTCAGCTTCTTCTACAAGTACTGCATGCAGGTCCTCACAGTCCCTCTATTGGCCAGCACTGTAGATGAGAAGAACTGTAAAG ATCTGCAAGAGGGGTCCACCAAGATCAACCCAGTGTGTCCTG ATAATTTCCAGACAGCCCAACTCCTGGCTTTGATACTGGAGCTGCTGACATTCTGTGTAGAGCACCACACATATCACATAAAGACCTACATTATGAACAAGGACCTGCTGCGACGAGTTCTGGTGCTAATGAACTCTAAACACACCTTCCTTGCGCTGT GTGCTCTGCGCTTCATGAGGAGGATAATTGGGCAGAAGGATGAGTACTACAACCGCTACATTGTCAAAGGGAACCTGTTTGAGCCAGTCATCAACACTCTGCTGGACAATGGAACTAGATACAACCTCCTAAACTCAGCCATCATTGAACTCTTTGAGTTCATCAAAGTG gaGGATATCAAGTCCCTCATAGCACACATTATAGACAACTACTACAAAGCACTTGAATCCATTGAATACGTCCAGACTTTTAAGGGCTTGAAGGGCAGATATGAGCAGGAGAAGGACCGACAGACTCTGAGACTTAACAG ATATCGTAGGGATGCCCGAACGCTGGACGAGGATGAGGAAATGTGGTTCAATgaagatgaagatgatgatggagAGGCTATTGAGAAAAGCAGGCCTGAGGAAGAGTTCCCAGAGAGCTATGGAAAGTATATGGAAGCAAAAAAA AGGGGCTGCCAACGGAACCAACGGTGCCAACTGCAAGCCAGCCACCTCGCCCACCTCTGCCGCCAGTCCCAACGGCTCCCCAGCCATGTCGGCAGCGCCACCCGCCACCACGGTAGTCAAGGTGAGCTTTCCCTGTCAACTGCCATTCTAGTTGCCAAG ACTGCGATGGTCGGCCTTGTAGACTACCCTGACGATGAAGACGAGGAGGACGAAGATGAAGAGCAGTCCCCACGGAAACGGCCCCGTCTGGGCTCATAA